One part of the Sporosarcina ureae genome encodes these proteins:
- a CDS encoding heavy metal translocating P-type ATPase, translated as MASEKNVYRLQNLSCTSCAAKFEKNVRQISTVEDVQLNFGASKLTVAGDASILQLEEAGAFDGIKVFPEKQRIIKQHMPFWKKRENQTTIASLILLLAGYAVSTANGDNNWLSIGLFLAAILIGGFSLMKEGLTNLFKLEFDMSTLMTIAVIGAALIGDWAEGAVVVFLFSVSEALESYSIDKARNSITSLIEIAPTTAIVLRGSNEFEVDVEDLRIDDVILIKPGQKIAMDGEVIQGDSSVNQAAITGESVPVHKVLGDEVFAGTLNEEGAMQVRVTKLAEDTTIAKIIHLVEEAQAEKAPTQQFVDRFARYYTPAILIISLLIMIIPPLLMGGIWGEWFYKGLVVLVVGCPCALVISTPIAIVTAIGNAARNGVLIKGGIHLEETGQIKVVAFDKTGTLTEGRPEVTDVLTVSSLTEDEVLQQAASIEKFSQHPLASSIMRAAEKLPVGLLAVDQFQSITGKGAKAKIGEHLVHVGSPNLFKELHAMDESIEQQILTLQKQGKTVMLVWSEAGLEGIIAVADQVRKSSLKVIQKLHEMGKRTVMLTGDNQSTASAIGAQLGLTEVKAELLPDQKVEMIKSLGQYGKVAMVGDGVNDAPALATANVGIAMGGAGTDTALETADIALMADDLEKLPYTIKLSSRTKQIIVQNISIALGLKVIALLLIIPGWLTLWMAVMADMGATVIVVLNSLRLMRSKIY; from the coding sequence ATGGCTTCTGAGAAAAATGTCTATCGCTTACAGAATCTGTCGTGCACAAGTTGTGCTGCGAAGTTTGAGAAGAATGTTCGTCAAATTTCTACTGTAGAAGATGTTCAACTGAACTTCGGCGCTTCTAAATTAACGGTCGCGGGTGATGCCTCGATCTTACAACTGGAAGAAGCAGGAGCGTTTGACGGTATTAAAGTGTTCCCTGAAAAGCAACGGATCATTAAACAGCATATGCCTTTTTGGAAAAAGCGTGAAAATCAAACGACAATTGCTTCCTTAATTCTACTATTGGCAGGGTATGCGGTGTCTACCGCAAATGGTGATAATAATTGGCTGTCTATCGGATTGTTTTTAGCCGCCATTCTAATTGGTGGATTCAGTTTGATGAAAGAAGGATTAACGAATCTTTTTAAACTGGAATTCGATATGTCCACATTGATGACGATTGCAGTGATTGGAGCCGCACTGATCGGTGACTGGGCTGAAGGTGCGGTAGTAGTGTTCCTTTTCTCGGTTAGTGAAGCGTTGGAAAGTTACTCCATCGATAAGGCGAGAAATTCCATTACATCATTAATTGAAATTGCCCCCACTACAGCAATTGTGCTCCGTGGAAGTAATGAATTTGAAGTAGATGTAGAAGATTTACGTATTGATGATGTTATTTTAATTAAACCAGGACAAAAGATTGCGATGGATGGTGAAGTGATCCAAGGTGATTCTTCGGTTAACCAGGCTGCTATTACAGGCGAGTCTGTACCTGTCCACAAAGTCCTTGGAGACGAAGTGTTTGCAGGTACGTTGAATGAAGAAGGTGCAATGCAAGTACGTGTGACAAAGCTTGCTGAAGATACGACGATTGCCAAGATCATTCATTTAGTCGAAGAAGCACAAGCGGAAAAGGCACCGACACAACAATTTGTCGATCGTTTTGCGAGATATTATACACCAGCTATTTTAATTATTTCCTTATTGATCATGATTATACCTCCACTTTTAATGGGTGGAATATGGGGCGAATGGTTTTATAAAGGACTTGTCGTACTAGTAGTAGGCTGTCCTTGTGCATTAGTCATTTCGACACCTATCGCAATCGTGACCGCAATCGGAAATGCTGCACGTAACGGTGTTTTAATAAAAGGTGGCATTCATTTAGAAGAAACGGGCCAGATCAAAGTCGTGGCTTTCGATAAAACGGGTACGTTAACTGAAGGACGTCCGGAAGTAACAGATGTTTTGACGGTCTCGTCATTAACAGAAGATGAAGTATTGCAACAAGCTGCTTCTATCGAGAAATTCTCTCAACACCCATTGGCATCCTCTATTATGCGAGCAGCAGAGAAATTACCGGTTGGGTTGCTTGCGGTGGATCAATTCCAGTCTATTACCGGTAAAGGTGCAAAAGCCAAGATTGGAGAGCATTTGGTACATGTGGGAAGTCCAAATCTATTCAAAGAACTACATGCTATGGATGAGTCGATTGAACAGCAGATTCTTACATTGCAAAAACAAGGTAAGACCGTGATGCTTGTCTGGTCTGAAGCAGGGCTAGAAGGAATCATTGCAGTTGCAGATCAAGTCCGTAAAAGTAGTCTAAAGGTTATTCAGAAGCTACATGAAATGGGTAAGCGGACGGTAATGCTTACTGGTGACAATCAATCAACGGCTTCAGCGATCGGTGCGCAACTTGGCTTAACTGAAGTCAAAGCGGAATTGTTACCTGATCAAAAGGTTGAGATGATCAAATCATTGGGGCAGTACGGTAAAGTAGCCATGGTAGGAGACGGAGTGAATGATGCTCCAGCGTTAGCTACAGCGAATGTTGGAATCGCGATGGGCGGTGCGGGAACAGATACGGCACTGGAAACAGCGGATATTGCATTGATGGCGGACGACTTGGAAAAGCTTCCGTATACAATCAAATTGAGTTCGCGCACGAAACAAATTATAGTACAGAACATCTCAATCGCGCTTGGATTAAAAGTGATTGCGTTGTTGCTCATTATTCCAGGCTGGCTAACATTATGGATGGCGGTCATGGCGGATATGGGTGCGACTGTCATAGTGGTATTAAATTCATTGCGACTCATGAGAAGTAAAATATACTAA
- a CDS encoding aldehyde dehydrogenase has protein sequence MAMTNLELEMIMNKQKQYYVSGVTRSISFRIMMLEKLYKAIQKHEKEILEALHKDLHKHPLEAYVSEIGFVLSSITHMIDHLDEWATPEKVKTPLHLQPATSFIVKEPYGTALIIGPFNYPFQLLLDPLVGSIAGGNCTVLKPSEDALHTAAVVDKIMSSIFPAEYVSVVHGYKEETQLLLQAPFDYVFFTGSANVGKIVMRACAERLTPFTLELGGKSPAVVDHTADIKKAAEKIVWGKFMNAGQTCVAPDYVLADVSIHDELVEEMKNAIHRFYGKDAQKSTDYGRIIADRHFDRLAKILEQDQAYIVEGGHTDAADKYIEPTILVLSDWNSASMQDELFGPILPVLPYDNLGIAIQQISTLPKPLAAYFFTENDEAANHFIEALPFGGGCINDTVSHVANIHLPFGGVGPSGMNQYHGKASFETFTHSKSMMKKSTVVSVPLAFPPYKGKLQLVKRFLR, from the coding sequence TTGGCAATGACGAACTTAGAACTTGAAATGATTATGAACAAACAGAAACAATATTATGTGTCGGGTGTGACGCGTAGTATTTCATTCCGAATCATGATGCTGGAAAAACTATACAAAGCAATTCAAAAGCATGAAAAAGAAATTTTGGAAGCTTTGCATAAAGACTTGCACAAACATCCACTTGAAGCGTATGTATCAGAAATAGGTTTCGTCTTGTCCAGTATTACACACATGATAGATCACTTGGATGAATGGGCAACGCCTGAAAAAGTGAAGACACCTCTCCATCTGCAGCCTGCAACGAGTTTTATCGTGAAGGAACCGTATGGAACGGCTTTGATTATTGGACCATTCAACTATCCATTCCAACTATTGCTTGATCCGCTTGTAGGATCCATAGCAGGAGGAAATTGTACAGTATTGAAGCCGTCAGAGGATGCACTACATACGGCAGCTGTCGTGGACAAAATCATGTCAAGTATTTTTCCTGCCGAGTATGTATCAGTTGTCCATGGTTACAAAGAAGAGACGCAACTGTTGTTACAAGCACCATTTGATTATGTATTCTTTACGGGAAGTGCAAACGTAGGGAAAATCGTCATGAGGGCTTGTGCGGAAAGATTAACTCCATTTACACTGGAATTGGGTGGGAAAAGCCCAGCGGTTGTCGACCATACGGCAGATATTAAAAAAGCTGCGGAGAAAATTGTTTGGGGTAAGTTTATGAATGCAGGTCAAACGTGTGTAGCTCCAGATTATGTACTGGCTGATGTATCGATTCACGATGAATTAGTAGAAGAAATGAAGAACGCTATTCATCGTTTTTACGGAAAAGATGCGCAGAAGAGTACGGACTACGGTCGTATAATTGCAGATCGTCATTTCGATCGTTTGGCAAAAATATTAGAACAAGATCAAGCATATATCGTAGAAGGCGGCCATACAGACGCCGCAGATAAATATATTGAACCGACGATTTTGGTATTATCCGATTGGAATAGCGCAAGTATGCAAGATGAATTATTCGGTCCGATCTTGCCTGTACTTCCGTATGATAATTTAGGGATTGCGATACAACAAATTAGTACGTTGCCTAAACCGTTAGCTGCCTACTTTTTCACAGAAAACGATGAAGCAGCTAATCACTTTATAGAAGCACTACCGTTTGGTGGGGGCTGCATCAATGATACGGTCTCGCATGTTGCCAACATTCATTTACCGTTTGGTGGAGTAGGGCCTTCCGGAATGAATCAATACCATGGCAAAGCGAGTTTTGAAACGTTCACCCATTCTAAATCGATGATGAAAAAGAGCACCGTCGTTTCGGTGCCCCTAGCATTTCCACCATACAAAGGGAAACTGCAATTAGTGAAGCGTTTCCTTCGCTAA
- a CDS encoding UDP-N-acetylmuramoyl-L-alanyl-D-glutamate--2,6-diaminopimelate ligase codes for MNTKELLSVLPVKTIKGTLPENITDVAVDSRAVQDGGVFVCLKGYTVNGHQFAQKALLSGARVIVASEPILIDEERTAVVYVENTAKAIELLASKYYQYPSKRMKMIGVTGTNGKTSVGNIIHDMLRQVDEKTAVSGTIGFKLNDILYETENTTTDVLTTQQMIAQAANEGCESMIMEVSSHGLVEGRLAGTEFDIAIFTNLTHDHLDYHKTMENYSAAKGLLFAQLGQQLDQQKFAIINADDPWSSKMIEMTSFPIFTYGIHVKSSFQATAIEMQSNRTKFQLQAPDGIFSVTMPLIGEFNVYNSLAAIAALYAKGLKTEDILPLIANVSTVKGRLEKVETSLPLTIFIDYAHSPDAIEKAIATVHPLKQEGSRLLFLIGTGGNRDRLKRPIMGEKAAAADYVVFTTDDPRDEPYESILSELSATMPHDQYICIGDREEAVRHTIEQANAGDIIIFAGKGHEDFQIIGNTKYAHSDAKIALEEATKKFGDTTINK; via the coding sequence ATGAATACGAAAGAATTGCTATCCGTACTGCCTGTAAAAACAATAAAAGGGACATTGCCTGAGAATATCACGGATGTGGCGGTAGACTCTAGAGCTGTTCAAGATGGAGGAGTATTTGTCTGTCTAAAAGGCTACACTGTAAATGGCCATCAATTCGCACAGAAAGCCCTATTGAGCGGCGCCCGCGTTATTGTGGCGTCTGAACCTATTTTAATTGATGAAGAGCGTACAGCGGTTGTATACGTAGAAAACACAGCAAAAGCGATCGAGTTATTGGCATCTAAGTACTATCAGTATCCTTCAAAGCGCATGAAGATGATTGGCGTGACAGGTACTAACGGCAAGACAAGTGTCGGCAACATCATTCATGACATGCTGCGACAGGTAGATGAAAAGACTGCTGTGTCGGGCACGATTGGTTTTAAATTAAATGATATTCTTTATGAAACAGAAAATACAACGACTGACGTTTTAACTACTCAGCAAATGATCGCACAAGCAGCAAATGAAGGCTGTGAATCGATGATCATGGAAGTCTCTTCACACGGCTTGGTTGAAGGTCGACTGGCGGGAACAGAATTTGATATCGCGATTTTCACTAACTTGACGCATGATCATTTGGATTATCACAAAACGATGGAAAATTATAGTGCGGCAAAAGGATTATTGTTTGCACAACTCGGTCAGCAACTGGATCAGCAAAAGTTTGCCATTATTAATGCAGATGATCCGTGGAGTAGTAAAATGATCGAAATGACTTCTTTCCCGATTTTTACATATGGGATTCACGTAAAATCTTCATTTCAAGCGACAGCAATCGAGATGCAGTCTAACCGTACGAAATTTCAATTACAAGCCCCAGATGGGATATTCTCTGTCACGATGCCATTGATTGGAGAGTTTAACGTATATAATTCATTAGCTGCCATTGCGGCGTTATATGCAAAAGGATTGAAGACGGAAGATATTTTACCACTCATCGCGAATGTATCGACAGTGAAAGGTCGCTTGGAAAAGGTGGAAACTTCTTTACCATTGACGATTTTTATCGATTACGCACATTCACCAGATGCAATTGAAAAAGCCATCGCTACTGTACACCCTTTAAAACAGGAAGGAAGTCGTCTTCTCTTTTTGATTGGAACAGGAGGTAACCGAGATCGTCTTAAGCGCCCAATTATGGGAGAAAAAGCAGCAGCTGCTGATTATGTCGTGTTTACGACGGATGATCCGCGAGACGAACCGTATGAGTCCATCCTATCGGAACTGAGTGCCACGATGCCACATGATCAGTACATTTGTATAGGGGATAGGGAAGAGGCAGTACGGCATACAATTGAGCAAGCAAATGCAGGGGATATCATCATATTTGCAGGAAAAGGTCATGAAGACTTCCAAATTATCGGCAATACAAAATATGCACATTCCGATGCAAAGATTGCACTTGAGGAAGCAACTAAAAAGTTTGGCGATACAACTATCAATAAATGA
- a CDS encoding peptide chain release factor 3, protein MQKNIQDEISSRRTFAIISHPDAGKTTITEKLLYFGGAIRDAGTVKGKKSGKFATSDWMEIEKQRGISVTSSVLQFDYDGKRVNILDTPGHEDFSEDTYRTLMAVDAAVMMVDSAKGIEPQTIKLFKVCKMRGIPIFTFINKMDRQGKEPLELLEDLEEVLEIQSYAMNWPIGMGKEFLGIYDRFNKRIELARPTNGEDRFLPIDEEGELAVEHSMQETSYYKQALEDVMLLNEAGNDFDEERIAKGDLTPVFFGSALTNFGVQTFLETFLQFAPEPQPRLTKDAEYVDPISDIFSGFIFKIQANMNPAHRDRIAFVRIVSGEFERGMSVNVPRLSKNFKLSQTTQFLADDRETVDQAVAGDIIGLYDTGNYQIGDTVVGGKANFQFEALPQFTPELFVRVSAKNVMKSKQFHKGILQLVQEGAIQYYKTLHTEEVILGAVGQLQFEVFEHRMRAEYHVEVQMETMGSKVARWIENEEDVKETMAGQRALLVKDRYERKVFLFENNFAMRWFQDKFPDIKLYNQL, encoded by the coding sequence ATGCAAAAGAATATACAAGATGAAATATCTTCGCGACGAACGTTTGCGATTATTTCTCACCCGGATGCCGGTAAAACGACAATAACTGAAAAACTACTGTATTTTGGCGGTGCAATTCGCGATGCTGGAACAGTTAAAGGAAAGAAGTCAGGGAAATTCGCTACATCTGACTGGATGGAAATTGAAAAGCAACGTGGGATTTCTGTAACTTCTTCCGTTTTGCAATTTGACTATGATGGTAAGCGTGTCAATATTTTAGATACACCTGGACACGAAGATTTTAGTGAGGACACGTATAGAACCTTAATGGCAGTCGATGCGGCCGTTATGATGGTCGATTCTGCAAAAGGTATTGAGCCACAGACGATTAAATTGTTCAAAGTTTGTAAAATGCGTGGGATTCCTATTTTTACATTCATTAATAAGATGGACCGACAAGGTAAAGAGCCATTGGAACTACTGGAAGATTTAGAAGAAGTTTTAGAAATCCAATCGTACGCAATGAATTGGCCGATCGGTATGGGGAAAGAGTTCCTTGGTATTTATGATCGTTTTAATAAACGTATAGAATTGGCACGTCCTACTAATGGTGAAGATCGTTTCCTTCCGATTGATGAAGAAGGCGAGCTTGCAGTAGAACACTCCATGCAGGAAACTTCTTATTATAAGCAGGCGTTAGAAGATGTCATGCTATTGAATGAAGCAGGAAACGACTTTGATGAAGAACGAATTGCTAAAGGAGATTTAACTCCTGTATTCTTCGGAAGTGCGTTGACTAATTTCGGTGTCCAAACATTTTTGGAAACATTTTTGCAATTCGCACCTGAACCACAACCAAGGCTGACAAAGGATGCTGAATACGTAGATCCCATTTCGGATATTTTCTCTGGCTTCATCTTCAAGATTCAAGCTAATATGAATCCTGCACACCGGGATCGTATTGCTTTTGTTCGAATCGTGTCGGGAGAGTTTGAACGTGGCATGTCTGTAAATGTTCCGAGACTTTCCAAGAACTTCAAGTTGTCACAAACGACTCAATTTCTAGCGGATGATCGTGAAACTGTTGATCAAGCAGTAGCGGGTGATATTATTGGATTATATGATACAGGTAATTATCAAATTGGTGATACAGTCGTTGGTGGAAAAGCCAACTTCCAATTTGAAGCTCTACCGCAATTTACCCCTGAGCTATTCGTTAGAGTAAGTGCTAAAAATGTTATGAAATCTAAACAGTTCCATAAAGGTATTTTACAACTCGTTCAAGAGGGAGCTATTCAATATTACAAAACACTGCATACGGAAGAAGTTATTTTAGGTGCAGTAGGTCAGCTTCAATTCGAAGTCTTTGAACACCGAATGAGAGCAGAGTACCATGTGGAAGTGCAAATGGAAACAATGGGTTCTAAAGTAGCACGCTGGATTGAAAACGAAGAAGATGTAAAAGAAACGATGGCAGGACAACGTGCATTGCTCGTAAAAGACCGTTATGAGCGTAAAGTGTTCTTGTTTGAAAATAATTTCGCGATGCGCTGGTTCCAAGATAAGTTCCCTGATATCAAGTTGTACAATCAATTATAA
- a CDS encoding efflux RND transporter permease subunit: MKISSFSVKRPVFTLVTMFLVIILGAVSFFKIPVTLIPDLNPPVAVVVTNYPGASPTEVSEKITKPLEESLSTAPGLKSMQSSSQEGANLVFLQFDWDSSIDDVQMDILQRIDQVEVPDGANKPRFMKFDPSQFPVIQLSLRSVDKDANIRKIAEELEKELRRIDGVASVNVSGKIIEDVQVILYPEKLKELGLAQSDVVQAIQASNVSMPGDPIDTSDGRKLTTRILSTVQNISDVRGIQIGANPQTGDKIKVSDVADVALLEPKVQTETRANDNQAVLLSVLQESGANTATVSKEFQKSLDKLLEKDAYKDIESDVIFDQGDYVQLAIGNIGQSLILGGLFAMIVLFVFLRGIKSPIIIGVAIPYSVIVTFVLMYFADFSLNIMTLGALALGIGMLVDNAIVVIENIERHLAMGKTPTEAAKDGSKEVGGAITASTLTTLAVFVPVIFITGIIGQIFTEFALTISFSLFASLVVALTVVPMLASRLLKTPTEETLEKKSRVKKNHRFEKSVKWALSHRLLVLLLTSVLLAASVFGIIKVGTEFLPATDEGSFSINVNLPNGASLDATDDVVKRIEEEMKKQDDVEVYVSLVGGTQQSMAQGGSESNTAEVYVKLIPLDERDRSVFEFVDKVQPIVEEEIGDDADISFNLQTAAGSSPNTLTFSLNDTNEERLGKAVSKLDKKLRDMDTVTEVENDLIDTVEEIKIEVDREKASDVGLAPYQIAQTVSDVTRGVFASQIVFEKTGEVVGVNVGYDERFRNSIDKLKELELKTPQNTFVKLKDVADVEIAEGPAAIIRVDQAHSITFTVKYLSSESLGDMTKKVNDIVDDLDLPSEVELSYGGDRELFESAIDDMLLALVLAVVLVYIVMAAQFESFKYPFVIMFSVPLMLIGVSLALFFTNTPVSITAVIGLLILVGIVVNNGIVLVDYINQRKEAGLSSYDAIMSSVRDRVRPILMTALTTILGLLPLALGLGEGSELNQPMGIAVIGGLISSTFLTLYIVPIIYSLFDRETRRGMKTPKKAQSVTVDQPGTVTETETVTVTETVTETVTVREIKQ, encoded by the coding sequence ATGAAGATTAGTAGTTTCTCGGTCAAACGACCTGTTTTTACGCTAGTTACGATGTTTCTTGTCATTATATTAGGAGCCGTGTCTTTCTTTAAAATTCCGGTTACACTAATTCCTGATTTAAATCCGCCTGTTGCGGTAGTAGTCACGAATTATCCGGGCGCTTCGCCAACAGAAGTGAGTGAGAAAATCACCAAACCGTTAGAAGAAAGTTTGTCGACAGCGCCGGGCTTAAAGTCCATGCAATCTTCTTCGCAGGAAGGTGCTAACTTAGTATTTCTTCAATTTGATTGGGATTCTTCTATTGATGATGTACAAATGGATATTCTTCAACGGATTGATCAAGTGGAAGTGCCCGATGGTGCCAATAAACCACGTTTCATGAAATTTGATCCTTCTCAATTTCCGGTTATTCAATTATCTTTACGTTCAGTAGATAAAGATGCAAATATACGGAAAATCGCAGAGGAGCTAGAAAAAGAATTACGCCGTATTGATGGCGTAGCAAGTGTTAACGTTTCAGGGAAAATCATTGAAGATGTTCAGGTTATTTTATATCCTGAAAAATTAAAAGAGCTTGGCTTGGCTCAATCAGATGTCGTGCAGGCGATACAGGCTAGTAATGTATCCATGCCAGGTGATCCGATTGATACGAGTGACGGAAGAAAGTTAACGACCAGAATCTTAAGTACAGTTCAAAATATCTCGGATGTTCGAGGGATCCAAATAGGTGCCAATCCTCAGACAGGTGATAAAATCAAAGTCTCTGACGTGGCGGATGTAGCATTATTGGAACCGAAAGTACAAACAGAAACACGAGCTAATGATAATCAGGCAGTATTATTGTCTGTACTTCAAGAATCGGGAGCAAATACTGCAACGGTTTCTAAAGAGTTTCAAAAATCATTGGATAAGTTATTAGAGAAAGATGCATATAAAGATATTGAATCGGACGTTATTTTTGACCAAGGGGACTATGTACAGCTGGCGATCGGCAATATCGGCCAGTCACTAATTCTTGGTGGCTTGTTCGCGATGATCGTATTATTTGTCTTCTTACGTGGAATTAAGAGTCCAATCATCATTGGAGTAGCCATTCCGTATTCGGTTATTGTGACGTTCGTTCTCATGTATTTCGCGGATTTCTCATTAAATATTATGACACTCGGTGCACTTGCTCTAGGTATTGGTATGTTAGTCGATAATGCCATAGTAGTGATAGAAAACATCGAACGGCATCTAGCCATGGGGAAAACACCGACAGAAGCCGCAAAAGATGGTTCGAAGGAAGTCGGCGGAGCTATAACGGCTTCTACGTTAACTACTCTAGCTGTATTTGTACCGGTGATCTTCATTACGGGTATCATTGGTCAAATCTTCACGGAGTTCGCGTTGACGATTTCATTCAGTTTATTTGCATCGTTAGTCGTTGCATTGACTGTCGTACCGATGCTTGCGAGTCGTTTGTTAAAGACACCTACAGAAGAAACACTAGAGAAAAAGTCTCGTGTGAAGAAAAATCATAGATTCGAAAAGTCTGTCAAGTGGGCATTGAGTCATCGTTTACTTGTACTGTTATTAACGAGTGTATTGCTTGCAGCCAGTGTATTCGGAATTATAAAAGTAGGAACAGAATTCCTGCCTGCTACTGATGAAGGATCTTTCAGTATTAATGTTAATTTACCAAATGGCGCTTCACTCGATGCGACAGATGATGTAGTAAAACGAATCGAAGAAGAAATGAAGAAGCAAGATGATGTGGAAGTGTACGTCAGTTTAGTCGGCGGAACACAACAAAGTATGGCGCAAGGCGGATCAGAAAGTAATACGGCGGAAGTGTATGTGAAGCTAATACCACTTGATGAACGTGATCGCTCTGTCTTTGAATTTGTAGACAAAGTGCAACCAATTGTAGAAGAAGAAATTGGTGATGATGCAGACATTAGTTTCAATCTACAGACTGCCGCTGGCTCAAGTCCAAATACTCTAACATTCTCTCTAAATGATACAAATGAAGAACGGTTAGGAAAAGCAGTTTCCAAGTTAGATAAGAAGTTGCGTGACATGGATACCGTAACTGAAGTGGAAAATGATTTAATAGATACAGTAGAGGAAATTAAAATTGAAGTAGATCGTGAAAAAGCTTCAGATGTTGGATTAGCTCCGTATCAGATAGCGCAAACGGTTAGTGACGTTACACGTGGCGTCTTTGCTTCACAAATCGTCTTTGAAAAAACAGGCGAAGTAGTCGGAGTGAACGTAGGCTATGATGAGCGTTTCCGTAATAGTATAGATAAGTTGAAAGAACTGGAATTAAAAACACCACAAAATACGTTTGTGAAGTTGAAAGATGTAGCAGATGTAGAAATCGCAGAAGGACCTGCGGCAATAATTCGTGTGGATCAAGCACATTCGATCACATTTACAGTAAAATATCTATCCAGTGAATCACTAGGGGATATGACGAAAAAAGTAAATGATATTGTTGATGATCTTGACTTGCCAAGTGAAGTGGAACTTTCATACGGTGGTGATCGTGAGTTATTCGAAAGTGCGATTGACGATATGCTATTAGCTTTAGTATTGGCTGTCGTATTAGTGTATATCGTAATGGCAGCACAGTTCGAGTCGTTCAAATATCCATTTGTTATCATGTTCTCTGTGCCACTTATGCTAATCGGTGTCTCACTTGCTTTATTCTTTACGAACACACCTGTTAGTATCACAGCAGTTATAGGTCTTCTCATATTGGTCGGGATAGTCGTCAACAATGGTATTGTATTGGTTGATTATATCAATCAGCGTAAAGAAGCAGGACTCAGCTCCTACGACGCTATCATGTCATCTGTACGCGACCGTGTCCGTCCAATCCTAATGACTGCACTCACAACTATATTAGGCTTGCTACCGTTAGCACTGGGCCTTGGTGAAGGTTCAGAGTTAAACCAGCCGATGGGGATTGCAGTAATTGGTGGATTGATCAGTTCTACATTCCTGACGTTGTATATTGTTCCTATTATTTATAGTTTGTTTGATCGGGAGACACGTCGTGGTATGAAGACACCCAAAAAAGCGCAATCTGTAACAGTAGATCAACCTGGTACAGTGACAGAAACAGAAACTGTAACCGTAACGGAGACAGTAACTGAAACTGTAACGGTTAGAGAAATTAAACAATAA
- a CDS encoding TerC family protein, whose product MDPILLEYAWVLVVLIVLEGLLATDNAVVMAVMVKHLPKVQQQKALFYGLLGAFVFRFTALFMITFLVKFWEIQAIGAAYLLFIAGKNIYDKITHKPEGHPNKKPKKQSGFWMTVLKVELADIAFALDSMLAAVALAVTLPELGNFHVGGINGGQFIVMLLGGMIGLIMIRFAAKQFVIMLEKYPTLETAAFLIVGWVGVKLVVLTLAHPALLIIPESFPHSTLWKTTFWAVLLILAVGGYLLAVAKFKVKSNR is encoded by the coding sequence TTGGATCCGATTTTATTAGAATACGCATGGGTACTCGTAGTATTGATCGTACTAGAGGGCCTATTAGCAACAGACAATGCCGTCGTAATGGCCGTAATGGTGAAACATTTACCGAAAGTTCAACAACAGAAAGCTTTATTTTATGGTTTGCTAGGAGCATTCGTCTTCCGATTTACAGCACTCTTCATGATTACATTTTTAGTGAAGTTCTGGGAAATACAAGCAATCGGTGCCGCTTATTTGTTATTTATTGCTGGTAAAAATATATACGATAAAATTACACATAAGCCAGAAGGACATCCCAATAAGAAACCTAAAAAACAATCTGGTTTCTGGATGACCGTTTTGAAAGTTGAGCTTGCAGATATTGCGTTCGCACTGGACTCTATGCTTGCGGCAGTTGCGCTTGCAGTTACGTTGCCAGAGTTGGGTAACTTCCATGTCGGCGGCATCAACGGTGGACAGTTCATTGTGATGTTGTTAGGTGGAATGATCGGTTTAATCATGATCCGTTTTGCAGCGAAACAATTTGTTATTATGCTTGAAAAGTATCCTACACTTGAAACAGCGGCTTTCCTAATCGTCGGCTGGGTAGGTGTGAAGTTGGTTGTGTTAACTCTTGCGCATCCAGCACTTCTCATCATTCCAGAATCATTCCCACACTCTACATTGTGGAAAACAACGTTCTGGGCTGTGTTATTGATCTTGGCAGTTGGCGGTTATTTACTAGCAGTTGCGAAGTTTAAAGTAAAATCGAATAGATAA